AGAAAACCAGCACCTCACCCAACTCCGCGACTGGCTGCTGCCGATGCTGATGAACGGCCAGGTAACGGTGGCGTAAGGAGTGTACAGATGACTATAGAACGTGCCTCAGAATATCTGCAAAGTCTGCTCAGCGAACTACTTAAACTACCTGCTGAAACCGAATGGGTAGAATTTAAGCACAATAACGACAACCCTGACGAGATCGGCGAATACCTGTCTGCCCTGGCCAATGCTGCTGCTCTTACGGGTAAGGTACATGCCTATCTGCTCTGGGGGGTGAACAATGAGACTCATGAGATTATCGGCACATGCTTTGACCCTGCCAAGACCAAGGTCGGCAACGAAGAGCTGGAAAGCTGGCTACTGCGGCTACTGAGCCCCAAGATCAATTTCCGCTTTTATCCCATCCAGGCTGCTGGCAAACCGGTTGTGCTGCTGGAGATCGGCGCTGCCTTCCGCCACCCGGTGCAGTTCAAGAACACTGAATTTATCCGGGTCGGCTCGTACAAGAAGAAGCTCAAGGACTTCCCCGAGAAGGAGCGCGATCTGTGGCGGGTATTCGACCGAATTCCGTTTGAGAGGGAAATCGCTGCGGAGAACGTAACCATTGATGAGGTTCTGAAGTTGCTTGATTATCCGGCTTATTTCGACTTGCTCTCACTGCCACTGCCTGAGGGCCGTGATGGCATTCTGGCCGCTTTGGCCGCCGATGAGATGATTGCACCGGGCAAGGGTGGTAAATGGAACATCGCCAATCTGGGAGCGGTGCTTTTTGCCAAGCGGCTTGCCGATTTCCGTCCCCTACGGCGTAAGGCGATGCGGGTTGTTTTATATAAAGGAGAAAGCCGCGTTGAAACGGTGCGTGAGCAGGAGGGTACAAAGGGGTACGCAGCAGGTTTTGAGGGACTGATCGGTTTTGTCACTAATCTGCTTCCCAGCAATGAGGTGATCGGCCAGGCCTTGCGCAAGGAAGTGCCGATGTTTCCAGAACTCGCCATCCGCGAGCTAGTTGCCAACGCCATTATTCACCAGGATTTTCACCTCACGGGCACCGCGCCGATGGTGGAGATCTTCTCCAATCGCATGGAAATCTCCAACCCCGGCTTACCACTGGTGAAGACCGACCGTTTTTTGGATAGCCCGCCAAAATCACGTAATGAATGCTTGGCTTCATTCATGCGCCGCATCGGCGTCTGCGAAGAGCGTGGGAGCGGTGTGGATAAAGTAGTATTTCAGACAGAGTTTTATCAACTCCCAGCTCCGCTGTTTGAAATAACCGATGAACATACACGCGCCGTCCTTTTTGCTCACCGGGAGTTCAGAGACATGCACAAGGAAGACCGTATCCGGGCGTCCTACCTGCATGCCTGCCTGCGATATGTACAGCGTGATTTTATGACCAATACCACCCTACGGGAGCGCTTCGGGGTTGAAGAAAAGAACAGCTCAATGGTCTCACGAATTATCAAGGATACTATTGGGGCTGGTCTGATCCGCTGCCATGATGAAAGTGTTGGTAGTAAAGCCAGAAAATATCTGCCGTGGTGGGCGTGAGGGCTGTTATTAAATTTGCTTGACCGTTGCTTGACTGGAGAAACTTTGCATCGAGCCAGCTTGAATAAATTTGGTTTAAAAACATGCAGTTACAAGTGTTTGCTTGCTTGATCGTTGCTTGACTGCAAGTGAATAGCGCGAAACTTTAGAAATTCGGAATTTCAGAATTTCTAAAAGCGTCTGATTAGCCACAAGAAAAGCCGCGTTAAACAGTAACGCGGCTTTTCTGTGTCCTTTTTTCAGAACCTGCTTTTCAGTTATGTGCCAGTTTCTGGGCGTCCTTTGCGTTGGCCTGGAACAGGTTTGCCACTTCAAACACCAGGTTCAGGGTACCGCGATAGCCGACCCACATCTTCTGGTGCGCCCCCAACCGGTCAAACACCGGCAGGCCGGTTCTGAGGTGGGCGCCGATCTTGAGCTTGGCTGCTGCCTGCCTGCCGTTGGAGTTGGCCACCAGCAGGTCGGCACCGACGGCAGCGGTTTCAAGATCCTCAAGGTCACCCACAAAGACGTTGTTACAGGGCAGGCTGTCCAGCCCGCGGGTGCGGGTGGCTGCCAGGGCAGCCTGGATCTGGCAGCCCATGCCTGCCAGAAAACGGGTCATCCCTTTCAGATGGTCGGCCTCAAGGGCGATGGCAACCTTTTTGTTGCCAAACTGGTAGTGGCTGTCCACCAGCGCATCAGCCAATCTTGATCTCCAACGCTGCTGTTTCTCCGGTATTGCTTTGCCACTGATGGCTGACAGGGTTGACATGAAGTGGTCAGTCTCGGCCATGCCGGTCAAGGAGGTGAAGCCGTAGGCCGGAATCCCCAGCCGTTCTTCCAGCTGGCTGGCTGCCCTGGCCAGTGAATCACCCACATACAGGGTGGCGATACTGCGGCCGGCCTGTCTGATCTTGTCGACGCTGATGCCGCCGGTGGAAAGGGGTGATACATCGGCATCAATATGGCCATCCAGGGCATTGGCGATGTCCGGAACACAGAGTACGCTCAGGCCGAATGATTCGATCAGCTCCTTCAGCTCCTCCACATCTGCCGGTGTCAATTGCGCCCCCGGCACCAGGTTGACCTGACCCGGGATCGGTTCACCAGCCTCCGGCAGGGTGGCCAGAATCGCCTCGACGGTGTTGGCATACCCTTCCTGCAATGAGCCGCAGTAATCCGGGGTTGAGGCCCAGATAATCGGTACCTGGTCATGCTCCGGATGCTCCACACGGAACTGGTGGATGGCAGAGCGGACATCATCCCCCATGGTCTCGGTCAGGCCGGAGGTCATCACCCCCACCACCTTGGGACCGAATTTCTCGATCACCCGGCCGATCCCTTTTTTCAGGTTTTCCCAGCCGCCAAAGATGGCACTGTCTTCGCTCATGGCCGTGGCGTTCAGGGCGATGGATTCCTTGAAGTGCCTGGAGAGCTGCAACCGGATAAAGGTGGAACAGCCCTGCGCACCATGCAGCAGCCCCAGCATCTGATCAATTCCCAGATAGGCCAGGGTTGCCCCCAGGGCTGGCGAGTTTTTTTGTGGGTTGACCGTGGCAGCCTTTTTCGGCACTGCTACCCGTGATGCAGCCAGATCCTCTGCCAGATAGGTGGCAGCATGGCTGCGGGCAGCATTTACCAGCGGGGTTGCATCGGTCTCCCACGGTTCCGGGCTGTTCAGCAGCGTCCAGATCGGGTTGTTAACGGTCAGGTCCAGCTGTTTTGCAAAGGTCACCATCCCCTCATACCCGGCATAGGGGTGGGAGCGGCCATGGTTGATGTCAAGGAACGGCGTCTTGGTCTTTAAGGCCAGAAACTTGGTCTTGCCGCCAGCTACAATCAGATCCGGCATCTTTTCTTTCATCACCCCCAGCAGACCGGCGGTGGAGGTGTCTTCAATGATCCTGGCATCCTTGTGCATCAAGGCCTTCATCCGGTAGAAGTCTTCAAGGGTGGAGTTCTGGGTTCCGGCAGCCAGGATCTCTACCCCCAGCTCACGCAGGGCATTGACCATGGACCAGGTCTTGACCCCGCCGGTGAACAGCACGGCCCGCTTCCCTTCCAGTCGGGCGCGGTAGGGGGCCAGCCGCTCGCGGCACTTTGCCTCTTCCTCCTCCAGCAGCTGCTCCACCCGATCCTGCATGATCCGCTTTTCAAGACCGTTGACTGCGTCATCCAGGGCAATGGCGATGTTGCGCAGCGCCTTGGCAATATCGGTCATGCCGTAGAACGACTCTTCCAGATACGGCATGCCGTAGGTCTTTTGCATCTTCTTGGCCAGGTTGGTCAGGCTCTTGGAGCAGATGATAATGTTCAGCTTGGCCCGGTGGGCGTAGCGCAGCTCCTCAAACTTGGCATCGCCGGAAAAACAGGAGAGGATCTGGATACCCAGCCGGTCAAACAGCGGCAGCATCCCCCACAGGTCACCGGCGATGTTGTATTCGCCGATCAGGTTGATCGGATATTCACCCAGCGTTGGTGGCTCTGCCGTACCGATCACCTGTTTGAACAGAATTTCACCAGCCAGGCGGTTGCCGATGTTCTTGTCGCCGATAAAGCCGGGGGTGTTGACCGGCACCAGCGGGATGCTGACCTTTTCCTGGGCTGCCTTGCAGACCGATTCAATATCATCACCGGTCATGGCGGTGACGCAGGTGGCGTAGACGAACATCCCTTTTGCTTCAGGGTAGCGTTCGGCCAGATCAATGATCGCCTTGTACAGCTTCTTCTCACCACCAAAGATCACATCGTTTTCCAGCATCTCGGTGGTGAAACCACGGCGGTACAGTTGTGAGCCGGATGAACGGGCCCCCCGGTTGTCCCAGGAGTTGCCGGCGCAGGCGATCGGGCCATGCACCAGGTGAATCGCGTCGGTCACCGGCATCAACACTACCCGGGCGCCGTCATAGGCGCAGGAACGTTCGGTTCCCTCGCCAGGCTCGGATTTTTTACAGAACTTTGGAGCACCCTTTTCGTGGGTGGAACAGTCTTCAACGTCGTAGTAGTCAGGTTTTGCCATTGCTGCCTCCAAACGGGCGGCATCGTTGCTGCCCGTGACCTGACTTTGCACTGGGCGTGCCAATAGTGTAATTATTTGTTTTTGCTTGAATATGTGCCGATGTGGTCCCGGCGGCGAGCGTGCCATGCTCTGCTGGTGCCGACGAAATACACAATTTTGCCTTCTGCTGCAAAAAAGCTGGGCGTCACGGCCGTCTCAAACTGTGCTGCAACAGCTAATAACCCCCTTGATTTACATGTACAAATGGCATACTATAATACTTGCATGTAGCTAAATGCATGGGTGAACACCATGATAGCTTCAGTATCGATACAGATTCCTGCGTTGCCACCTGATTCTACCTCGGCTCCGGTCAAGAGCGAGGCAGCCCCTCCACAAACACCTCAACCAGCACAGTTGGAAAAAGCAGCGCTCAATACCGGCATTCAGGCATCCAAACAGGATTCAGTGACGTTATCCAGTACGGCCCGTGACATGAGCAAGGCGCTGAACCAGCAGCATGAACAGAAGACCCAGCTTAAGAAGGAGGCGGTCAGGCAGCAGGAACAGTCTGCCGGTAAAGAGTCGGAGGCATATACGGCGGCAGGCAAAAATTATCCCCCTTTTATGGGGAACAGTGAAGAATTGAAGATCCTGAAAGAGACGTCACCGTCGTTGTACCGTGAAATACTGAGGATGATTGTGCCTCCACCACTCAATATTTCTCCGACCGATCTGCAGATCCTGCAGAATACGCAGTCCGGGCGCAGTACAGCAAAGTCAGAATTAACAACCGCTTGAGAAGGAGGTGGTTATCATGTCAATCAGTCAGATATCGCCCAACAGTTTAGCAACCAACAGCCCCTATGTTAATCCGGCAGCAAAGACAACCGAGACACAGGCAGGGGCAATTCAACAAGGTAATCAGGATGCGCAAAAACCATCCAAGGCAGCCAGAACCGATACGGTGACCATCTCGCAGCAGGCGCTGCAGATGACAGCCGGCACTAACAGCAAGCCTGGGGAAACCAACAACAGCACGAATAATAACCTGGGCGGCACCCCCAATTCCGTCAACCGTCAGCCGGGGAGTTTCAGCGCACAAGGCTGAGATTTCTGCATAGTTTGAATGCAAACGGGCGTCCCGGTTTTCCGGGGCGCCTGTTTGCATATGCCGCATTGATGCTGATGACGGCGTCTGTAACGGGAGGCAGTTGAGCCAGACGGTTTAAATCTCAATTAGAAAAAAACTTGACATCCGTTCTAATTTTATATTTACTATAAACATAGTAAACAATTGAATATCTGTTGATATACGAAAATACTCAACTACCCGCGAGGGTAGGGCGGAAAACCCACGGGTCTCTCTGAGACAGCCGGGCTACCGAAATATCGATTTATCGATAGGCAGGTACCCGGCTTTTTTGCGTCTTGTGCCGCAGAGAAACGGGGGGATCTACACAATCAAGCAAAGGAGAAGACAACCAAAGATGGGAATAGCATTCAGTAACGCATTCAACAATTCCGGAGCAATGGGAAAGGAGCAGGGTATGAAACCTCTGATGACAAAGCTGGGCACTATGATAGGGGGGCTGATTCTCGCATTTTCGGCACTTGTACTTGCCGGATGTGGCGGCGGGGGTAACAGTCCCGGGGTCTCTTCGCAGGTGGTAACGGGAACTGCGGCTGTCGGTACGCAGCTGTCCGGCCAAGTGACCCTGAAGGATGCATCAACACCGTCAAAGCAAAAAACTGCCGTGATTGGTAGTGATGGCTCCTTTGCCTTTGATGTTACCGGCATGAAGGCCCC
Above is a window of Trichlorobacter lovleyi SZ DNA encoding:
- a CDS encoding ATP-binding protein, which codes for MTIERASEYLQSLLSELLKLPAETEWVEFKHNNDNPDEIGEYLSALANAAALTGKVHAYLLWGVNNETHEIIGTCFDPAKTKVGNEELESWLLRLLSPKINFRFYPIQAAGKPVVLLEIGAAFRHPVQFKNTEFIRVGSYKKKLKDFPEKERDLWRVFDRIPFEREIAAENVTIDEVLKLLDYPAYFDLLSLPLPEGRDGILAALAADEMIAPGKGGKWNIANLGAVLFAKRLADFRPLRRKAMRVVLYKGESRVETVREQEGTKGYAAGFEGLIGFVTNLLPSNEVIGQALRKEVPMFPELAIRELVANAIIHQDFHLTGTAPMVEIFSNRMEISNPGLPLVKTDRFLDSPPKSRNECLASFMRRIGVCEERGSGVDKVVFQTEFYQLPAPLFEITDEHTRAVLFAHREFRDMHKEDRIRASYLHACLRYVQRDFMTNTTLRERFGVEEKNSSMVSRIIKDTIGAGLIRCHDESVGSKARKYLPWWA
- a CDS encoding bifunctional nitrogenase iron-molybdenum cofactor biosynthesis protein NifEN, encoding MAKPDYYDVEDCSTHEKGAPKFCKKSEPGEGTERSCAYDGARVVLMPVTDAIHLVHGPIACAGNSWDNRGARSSGSQLYRRGFTTEMLENDVIFGGEKKLYKAIIDLAERYPEAKGMFVYATCVTAMTGDDIESVCKAAQEKVSIPLVPVNTPGFIGDKNIGNRLAGEILFKQVIGTAEPPTLGEYPINLIGEYNIAGDLWGMLPLFDRLGIQILSCFSGDAKFEELRYAHRAKLNIIICSKSLTNLAKKMQKTYGMPYLEESFYGMTDIAKALRNIAIALDDAVNGLEKRIMQDRVEQLLEEEEAKCRERLAPYRARLEGKRAVLFTGGVKTWSMVNALRELGVEILAAGTQNSTLEDFYRMKALMHKDARIIEDTSTAGLLGVMKEKMPDLIVAGGKTKFLALKTKTPFLDINHGRSHPYAGYEGMVTFAKQLDLTVNNPIWTLLNSPEPWETDATPLVNAARSHAATYLAEDLAASRVAVPKKAATVNPQKNSPALGATLAYLGIDQMLGLLHGAQGCSTFIRLQLSRHFKESIALNATAMSEDSAIFGGWENLKKGIGRVIEKFGPKVVGVMTSGLTETMGDDVRSAIHQFRVEHPEHDQVPIIWASTPDYCGSLQEGYANTVEAILATLPEAGEPIPGQVNLVPGAQLTPADVEELKELIESFGLSVLCVPDIANALDGHIDADVSPLSTGGISVDKIRQAGRSIATLYVGDSLARAASQLEERLGIPAYGFTSLTGMAETDHFMSTLSAISGKAIPEKQQRWRSRLADALVDSHYQFGNKKVAIALEADHLKGMTRFLAGMGCQIQAALAATRTRGLDSLPCNNVFVGDLEDLETAAVGADLLVANSNGRQAAAKLKIGAHLRTGLPVFDRLGAHQKMWVGYRGTLNLVFEVANLFQANAKDAQKLAHN